In one Prosthecochloris aestuarii DSM 271 genomic region, the following are encoded:
- the rsmB gene encoding 16S rRNA (cytosine(967)-C(5))-methyltransferase RsmB produces the protein MQKKTSINAREIALLTLVECEREEVKSEQALHRYLNKYKTARNDSALATELVNGILRFRQSIDSIITAFYHHKLKKASPFLVNILRIGVYQLRYLDRIPDWAAVSQCVDLARKYKGQHIARIVNGVLRSVAANPQKTVSSLEMQNPLQQLAAATSHPEWMLERWMARYGEDRTRRVTSYNNTPPLFGLRINTLKTNKEAMLKAFADASVEFIETGLPSFLLTKDFHRTEPFITLGLLTVQNPVQALPCLLLDPEEGETVLDMCAAPGGKSTFLAELMHNSGKVIAVDRYPNKCRTIRERASQMAISVITTIDSDARNVPAGISPAKILLDAPCSGTGVLARRPELRWKMNREKITQLVALQESLLNHAATLLPAGGVLVYSTCSIEEEENMLQIDRFLQKHPEFIAESHPRGLPGPCHELSGHPGAYLTLPGDHEGFDGGFAQRLRKQA, from the coding sequence ATGCAAAAAAAAACGTCAATAAATGCACGAGAAATAGCACTCCTGACGCTCGTTGAATGTGAACGTGAAGAGGTCAAATCAGAACAGGCATTACACCGCTATCTCAACAAATACAAAACAGCCCGCAATGACAGCGCCCTTGCGACAGAACTGGTTAACGGTATCCTTCGATTCCGACAGAGCATCGACAGCATCATCACCGCGTTCTATCATCATAAGCTGAAAAAAGCCTCTCCTTTTCTGGTCAATATTCTACGGATTGGAGTCTACCAGCTCCGATATCTTGACAGGATTCCTGATTGGGCAGCAGTCAGCCAGTGTGTCGATCTGGCCAGAAAATACAAAGGGCAGCACATTGCACGCATAGTTAACGGAGTGTTGCGCAGTGTCGCTGCCAATCCGCAGAAAACAGTCTCATCGCTGGAAATGCAGAACCCGCTGCAGCAGCTTGCCGCAGCAACGTCACATCCGGAATGGATGCTTGAACGATGGATGGCGCGCTATGGTGAAGATCGTACCAGAAGGGTAACGAGCTATAACAATACCCCGCCCCTCTTCGGATTGCGCATCAACACCCTGAAAACAAACAAGGAAGCCATGCTGAAAGCCTTTGCTGACGCATCGGTAGAATTCATTGAAACCGGCTTGCCATCGTTCCTTCTGACAAAAGATTTCCACCGTACTGAACCCTTTATCACACTAGGCCTGCTCACAGTGCAGAACCCTGTTCAGGCTCTGCCATGTCTTCTGCTTGACCCCGAAGAAGGAGAAACCGTTCTCGACATGTGCGCAGCACCAGGAGGAAAATCAACCTTTCTGGCAGAACTGATGCATAACAGCGGAAAAGTCATTGCCGTCGATCGCTACCCCAACAAATGCCGTACGATACGTGAGCGTGCCTCTCAGATGGCCATCTCGGTAATTACAACCATCGACAGTGATGCCAGAAACGTTCCTGCCGGGATAAGCCCTGCAAAAATTCTCCTTGACGCCCCATGCAGCGGCACCGGCGTTCTTGCCCGGCGACCCGAATTGCGATGGAAAATGAACCGGGAAAAAATCACGCAACTCGTCGCGCTCCAGGAAAGCCTCCTGAATCACGCGGCTACACTGCTTCCTGCTGGAGGAGTGCTGGTCTATTCAACCTGTTCGATCGAAGAAGAGGAAAACATGCTGCAGATTGATCGTTTTCTGCAGAAACACCCTGAATTCATAGCAGAAAGCCATCCCCGTGGCTTGCCGGGGCCCTGCCATGAACTATCAGGACATCCTGGCGCCTATCTCACGCTTCCCGGCGATCACGAGGGGTTCGACGGCGGATTTGCCCAGCGATTGAGAAAACAAGCCTGA
- a CDS encoding O-acetylhomoserine aminocarboxypropyltransferase/cysteine synthase family protein, with translation MSKSTPPYRFETLQVHAGQEPDPVTRSRAVPIYQTTSYVFDSAEHGADLFALKEFGNIYTRLMNPTTDVLEKRLAALEGGKAALAVASGHSAQFIALGNICSSGDSIVSSPFLYGGSYNQFKVSFQRLGINVRFSADLNPDNIRACIDETTRAIYLESIGNPAFHVPDFEAIAAIAHEFAIPLIVDNTFGCGGYLCRPLDHGADIVVASATKWIGGHGTSMGGIIVDAGRFDWGSGKFAEFSEPSPGYHGLKFHETFGELAFIIRCRVEGLRDFGPAISPFNSFLLLQGLETLSLRVQRHADNTMALARWLVEHPAVAWVNYPGLSNHPTYDAASRYLRNGYGCVLAFGLNAGYDGAVRFIDSVRLASHLANVGDAKTLVIHPASTTHQQLSADEQLSAGVKRDMIRVSVGIEHIDDIREDFEQAFSKLQ, from the coding sequence ATGTCGAAAAGTACCCCTCCATACCGTTTCGAAACACTTCAGGTTCATGCCGGACAGGAACCCGATCCCGTAACCCGTTCAAGGGCCGTACCGATCTATCAGACCACCTCGTATGTTTTTGACAGCGCTGAGCACGGGGCTGATCTTTTTGCGCTGAAGGAGTTCGGTAACATCTATACGCGCCTTATGAATCCGACAACCGATGTTCTTGAGAAGCGACTTGCTGCGCTTGAAGGGGGAAAGGCGGCTCTGGCGGTAGCGAGCGGTCATTCCGCACAGTTTATTGCGCTTGGCAATATCTGCAGCTCCGGAGACTCGATCGTCTCCTCTCCTTTTCTCTATGGTGGCTCTTATAATCAGTTCAAAGTCTCATTTCAGCGACTCGGGATCAATGTCAGATTCAGTGCGGATCTCAATCCTGACAACATTCGTGCATGCATTGATGAGACCACCAGGGCGATCTATCTTGAGTCAATTGGTAATCCGGCTTTCCATGTGCCGGATTTTGAGGCTATTGCAGCAATTGCTCACGAATTCGCCATACCCCTCATTGTCGACAATACGTTCGGATGTGGCGGCTATCTCTGCCGTCCTCTGGACCATGGTGCCGATATCGTTGTTGCTTCGGCTACTAAATGGATCGGCGGCCATGGCACATCGATGGGCGGCATTATTGTTGATGCAGGGCGTTTTGACTGGGGTTCCGGAAAATTTGCTGAATTCAGCGAACCATCGCCGGGGTATCACGGTCTGAAATTTCATGAAACGTTTGGTGAACTCGCCTTCATAATTCGTTGCAGAGTCGAAGGCCTCAGGGATTTTGGGCCTGCCATAAGCCCGTTTAATTCGTTTTTGCTCTTGCAGGGTCTTGAAACCCTCTCGCTCAGGGTCCAGCGCCATGCCGACAATACGATGGCTCTTGCACGGTGGCTCGTTGAGCATCCTGCTGTTGCGTGGGTGAATTATCCTGGTCTCAGCAATCATCCGACCTATGATGCTGCATCGAGATACCTCCGCAATGGTTATGGTTGCGTTCTGGCCTTCGGGTTGAATGCAGGCTATGATGGAGCGGTTCGTTTTATCGATAGCGTCCGCCTGGCGAGCCATCTTGCCAATGTAGGCGATGCTAAAACGCTGGTCATTCATCCGGCCTCTACCACTCATCAGCAGTTGTCGGCTGACGAACAGCTGTCAGCAGGGGTGAAGCGCGACATGATCAGGGTATCGGTCGGTATTGAGCATATTGACGATATTCGGGAGGATTTTGAGCAGGCATTTTCAAAACTGCAGTAA